From the genome of Lotus japonicus ecotype B-129 chromosome 6, LjGifu_v1.2, one region includes:
- the LOC130722851 gene encoding uncharacterized protein LOC130722851, whose amino-acid sequence MGKKRKLNIGHRRPENSNQHGQPNENDGIKSSTRNAEETQSNPGHGEEVIHGSLESNSIPSDIETEEIQAEKESKRVRGPTRMLDVWDMQVGDFIIVNLDKYGRPVGEEATTHTRFIGSVVRRPHFAPINYISWKKMPKENIDDMLEAIESKFEFVPPINDTIREMLKAELNEKWRQWKSDIKSLAYNPSKTEEEIASKLPDDRVEPSQYRDLVHHWFSESGQKTSEINRRNRAKFEDVHCMGTKRLPRLIDEKEELKKHDEAETSQSTQNTQRHTSWKEDIFSKVQGLDKRGRIRCMGKIPKCKKTKASSSENEELRDRMKHMENVLANVLTLIQNRLPGEDLNELVDAARRVTFFLLLFVL is encoded by the exons ATGggaaagaagagaaaattaaatattGGACATCGTAGACCGGAAAACTCAAATCAACATGGTCAACCAAATGAAAATGATGGGATAAAATCTTCCACAAGAAATGCTGAAGAAACCCAATCTAACCCAGGACATGGAGAAGAGGTCATACATGGATCTTTGGAGTCTAACTCCATTCCTTCTGATATTGAAACTGAGGAAATACAAGCTGAGAAAG AGTCGAAACGAGTAAGAGGTCCAACAAGAATGTTAGATGTTTGGGATATGCAAGTTGGTGATTTTATAATAGTTAATTTAGACAAATATGGTCGACCCGTTGGTGAAGAAGCAACAACTCATACTCGTTTCATAGGTAGTGTCGTTAGAAGACCTCATTTTGCTCCCATCAactacatttcttggaaaaagaTGCCAAAGGAGAACATAGATGACATGTTGGAAGCAATAGAg AGTAAATTTGAGTTTGTTCCTCCAATAAATGACACAATAAGAGAAATGTTGAAAGCGGAGTTGAATGAAAAGTGGAGGCAATGGAAGAGTGATATAAAGTCACTAGCATATAATCCTTCTAAAACAGAAGAAGAAATTGCATCCAAATTGCCTGATGATAGAGTTGAACCAAGTCAATATCGTGATTTAGTTCATCATTGGTTTTCAGAATCAGGACAA AAAACAAGTGAGATTAACCGAAGAAATCGTGCCAAGTTTGAAGATGTTCATTGTATGGGAACAAAAAGGCTTCCAAGATTGATTGACGAAAAG GAAGAACTAAAGAAACATGATGAGGCTGAAACATCTCAATCaactcaaaacacacaaaggCATACATCTTGGAAGGAAGACATATTCTCTAAAGTGCAAGGACTTGATAAAAGGGGGCGTATCCGCTGCATGGGCAAGATTCCAAAATGTAAAAAAACAAAGGCTTCCTCATCTGAAAATGAAGAGCTACGTGATCGAATGAAGCATATGGAAAACGTGTTGGCAAATGTGTTGACACTAATTCAAAATCGACTTCCTGGAGAAGATCTTAATGAGCTTGTGGATGCTGCAAGACGGGTAACCTTTTTCCTTTTGCTGTTTGTGTTATGA
- the LOC130723573 gene encoding ethylene receptor 2-like produces MLKATASGVLIGMLFMCAYATTDHGYSKCNCDDESSWWTIETILESQKVGDFLIAVAYFSIPIELLYFISCTNVPFKWVLIQFIAFIVLCGMTHLLNGWTYGPHSFQVMVALTVLKALTALVSCATAITLITLIPLLLKVKVREFMLKKKTRDLGREVGMIMKQKETGMYVRMLTHEIRKSLDRHKILYTTLVELSKTLGLQNCAVWMPNVDKTEMNLTHELNERNRNFSISTTDPDVVRIKETSGVNIIGYDSELAAASCGISSEAGAVAAIRMPMLRVRDFKGGTPEITPAIYAILVLVLPSGEPRSWSFQELEIIKVVADQVAVALSHAAILEESQLMREKLEDQNRALQQEKMNAMMASQARASFQKVMSSGMGRPMHTILGLLSMLQDENLKSEQKLIVDSMLRTSIVLSNLMNDAMDSSDRDDGRFPLEMKPFGLHSMIKEAACLVKCLCVFRGLGFRVEIDKSLPDNVLGDERRLFQVILHMVGNVIDGNHGGGILVLKVFAETGSQGRNDQGWTAWRPSSSNGDVHIRFEIGMSNSDSELNTSVTGQLVGWKHFGDSVEERLSFSICKRIIQMMQGNIRLTPNSQGFPQVMTLSLRLQLRQSISVAIPEPGESSEPSNSNAFFRGLQVLLADSDDVNRAVTQRLLQKLGCVVTSVSSGFECLSVIGSSFKVILLDLHMPDLDGFEVATRIRKFRSRNWPMIVALTASAEEGLWERCKQAGINGVIRKPVLLQGIAGELRRILMQGNKVM; encoded by the exons ATGTTGAAAGCAACAGCATCTGGAGTTTTAATTGGCATGCTTTTCATGTGTGCATATGCAACAACAGATCATGGATATTCCAAATGCAACTGTGATGATGAGTCCAGCTGGTGGACAATTGAAACCATTCTTGAGAGCCAGAAAGTTGGTGATTTCCTCATTGCTGTGGCCTACTTCTCCATCCCCATTGAGCTTCTTTACTTCATCAGTTGCACAAATGTTCCCTTCAAATGGGTCCTCATTCAGTTCATTGCCTTCATTGTTCTCTGTGGAATGACACATTTGCTGAATGGTTGGACCTATGGCCCACATTCCTTCCAAGTCATGGTGGCACTCACTGTCTTAAAAGCTCTCACTGCTTTGGTATCATGTGCCACTGCCATAACCCTCATCACTTTAATCCCTTTGCTCCTAAAAGTGAAGGTCAGGGAATTCAtgctgaagaagaagaccaGGGATCTTGGGAGGGAGGTTGGTATGATAATGAAGCAAAAGGAAACTGGAATGTATGTGAGGATGCTAACTCATGAGATTCGGAAGTCGCTTGATCGGCATAAGATTCTCTACACCACATTGGTTGAGCTTTCCAAAACTCTGGGATTGCAGAACTGTGCAGtatggatgcctaatgttgatAAAACTGAGATGAACCTCACACATGAATTGAATGAGAGGAATAGGAACTTTTCTATCTCTACTACTGATCCTGATGTGGTGAGAATCAAGGAAACTTCTGGAGTGAACATAATTGGTTATGACTCTGAGCTTGCGGCTGCTAGTTGTGGGATTTCGAGCGAGGCAGGTGCAGTTGCTGCGATCCGAATGCCAATGCTTCGGGTTCGTGATTTCAAAGGGGGAACGCCAGAGATAACTCCCGCGATTTATGCGATATTGGTCTTGGTGCTCCCTAGTGGAGAGCCTAGATCTTGGAGCTTTCAAGAGCTCGAGATAATCAAGGTGGTTGCTGATCAGGTGGCCGTGGCTCTCTCGCATGCTGCGATTCTCGAAGAATCACAACTCATGAGGGAGAAGTTGGAGGACCAAAATCGAGCGTTGCAACAGGAGAAGATGAACGCTATGATGGCGAGCCAGGCCAGAGCTTCATTTCAGAAGGTCATGAGTAGTGGAATGGGAAGGCCAATGCACACAATTCTGGGTTTGCTTTCGATGTTACAAGATGAGAATTTGAAGAGTGAACAGAAACTTATTGTGGATTCAATGCTAAGGACTAGCATTGTCCTGTCAAATTTGATGAATGATGCCATGGACAGCTCGGATAGGGATGACGGAAGGTTTCCTTTGGAGATGAAACCTTTCGGGTTGCATAGCATGATAAAAGAAGCAGCTTGCCTTGTGAAGTGCTTGTGTGTTTTtaggggtttaggttttagagtcgAGATTGATAAGTCTTTGCCAGACAATGTTTTAGGTGATGAAAGGAGGTTATTTCAGGTGATTTTGCATATGGTTGGGAATGTCATTGATGGTAACCATGGGGGTGGGATTCTTGTACTTAAAGTTTTCGCAGAAACAGGAAGTCAAGGAAGGAATGACCAGGGATGGACAGCATGGAGACCAAGCTCTTCTAATGGGGATGTGCATATTAGATTTGAGATAGGGATGAGTAATAGTGATTCTGAATTGAATACTTCAGTTACCGGGCAGCTTGTGGGCTGGAAGCATTTTGGTGATTCAGTTGAGGAAAGGTTGAGCTTCAGCATTTGCAAGAGGATAATCCAG ATGATGCAAGGGAACATAAGGTTAACACCAAATTCTCAAGGTTTTCCACAAGTCATGACCCTTTCTCTTCGGCTTCAATTACGGCAGTCTATTTCAGTAGCCATACCAGAGCCTGGTGAGAGTTCTGAGCCTTCCAATTCAAATGCTTTCTTCAGAGGTCTGCAAGTCTTGTTGGCAGACAGTGACGATGTGAACAGAGCAGTGACACAAAGGTTGCTTCAGAAATTAGGCTGTGTTGTTACATCTGTTTCTTCAGGATTTGAATGCCTCAGTGTTATTGGATCTTCCTTTAAAGTTATTCTCTTGGATCTTCACATGCCTGATTTAGATGGATTTGAAGTAGCCACGAGGATTCGGAAGTTCAGGAGCCGGAATTGGCCTATGATTGTCGCCTTGACAGCGAGTGCCGAAGAAGGTTTGTGGGAAAGATGCAAGCAAGCCGGCATCAATGGAGTTATCCGGAAGCCGGTCTTGTTGCAAGGAATTGCAGGTGAACTCAGAAGAATCCTGATGCAGGGAAATAAAGTCATGTGA